Below is a genomic region from Granulicella sp. L56.
TGCAGGCGTCGTTCCGATGGTCTCCGCAAAGGTGACGTCGTTGAGCTCACCGTTGAGGAAGCGCACGAGGGTGGTTCCGGTCGCCCCGGCGAGCGAGAAGTTCTGGCCATCGATGTTGAAGGTCACGTCGAGCAGGCCGCCGTTGGCCTGGGTATAGTCCACCTGTCCGGTTGAGGGCACGGCGCTGTTGAGCGTGATCGTTCCTGTACCGCCATAGAGTGAACCGGCGCCGGGCGTGAGGGTCAGATCGTAGGTGATAGGCGAGGCGTGCAGCGTGGCCGGCACAACCAGGGTAAGAACGGCAGCACAGAGGGTAAGGAAAGTGGCCTTGAGGATGGTTGCTTTACGGGTCCGGAGAGTTCCAGGCAGAGAGAGCATTGAGAGTCCTTCAAAAAGAGATAGGTACAAATCGTTGTCAACGATCAGTGAGTAAGCATTTGGGTCGCCAAACTTTGATGGAGCGCAGTTTGAAGAAATTCCCCATAAATACCGCTTTCTTTTATTTGAACGGTTCTCCATGCGCACATGTTTTCCCAGGTGTGCACTTTTTTGCTCACTTTTTATCCCTGACAATTCCTTTGCGCGGGGATGATGCCCAAAACCAGCACATTTGTCTCGAGGCATCTGGAATTTATTGCTCCTTCGATAATTAGTTCGAATAAAGATCGAAATAGTGGCCAGACCACTTATAAGTTATGTACACTTCGCTGGCTGAGAGACTCGATGATTTTCCGCGAGTCTATTTTCTGGCTGGAAACGGTATGACCACATCGAGGAGATTACGCATGGCATCGCAGGACACTAACCGCAGAATTTTTTTGAAGATAGGCAGCTCGGCGCTGGCGGCTACGGCCGTCTCATGGAATGCGACCAGCTACGCGAGCATCGTGGGCGCGAATGACCGGGTAAAGGTCGGCATCGTGGGCTGCGGCGACCGAATGAAGGGCGCCCTGATTCCTGCGTTTCAGGAAAATGCGAAGGACAAGAACTTCGAGATCGTTGCGGTGTCCGATATCTGGAACCGGCGTCGGGAGGAGGGCGCTGCCTATATTCAGAAGCTGAGCGGCAACCAGATCGCGTCGGTGCGGAACAACGACGAGCTTTATGCGCGCAAGGACATCGATGCCGTTCTGGTGGCGACGGCTGACTTTCAACATGCGCGGCATGGTACAGAGGCTGTGAACGCAGGGCGTGATGCCTATGTCGAGAAGCCGACGGCTCACACGATGGAAGATGCTCGGCTGTTTCGGGCAGCCGTGCATAAGACGGGCAAGATTGTGCAGGTGGGCACGCAGCGGCGCAGCACTCCCAGCTATATGAAGGCGGCGGAGTACATCAAGTCGGGCAAGTTCGGCGACATCGTGATGGTGGAGATGACGTGGAACGTGAACCAGCCGGGACGGTGGCGCAGGCCGGACGTTGTGCCTCTTCTGAAGGAGCAGGACACGGACTGGAAGCGCTATCTGATGAACCGCCCTTATGAGCCGTTCGATGCGCGGAAGTATCTTGAGTTCCGTCTGTTCTGGCCGTACTCCTCGGGGATTCCCGACCAGTGGCTGGTGCACCAGATCGATACCGTGCACTGGTTCAGCGGATTGCCGCACCCGCGCAGCGTTGTGGCCAATGGCGGCATTTATCTATGGAAGGACGGCCGCAAGAACTGGGACACGATGACGGCAGTCTTCGACTATGGCCCGCTCGACGATCTGACCAAGGGATTTCAGGTGCAGTACACCTCACGCTTTACCAACTCGGCTGGCGGAGTGAAGGAGCTCTACTATTCGAACGGCGGCATGCTGGATATGTCGAAACAGACGGTGACTCCGACGGGCGGCCTGACAGCGAAGTCGGCAGAGGAGATGAAGATGCAGGCCAACCTTCTGCCCAGCTTTCCGCTGGTAGAGAAGGCAGAGGCGATGGAGACAGGCCTTGGCACGCATGTCGATGCCGAGACCTCAGCGAACATGCGCAACTGGATGGAGTGCGTGCGGTCGCGCAAGACGCCGAATGCGGACATCGAGGCCGGATATAGCCACTCGATCGCGCTGTGCATGAATATTGCCGCCATCCAGACGGGGGAGAAGGTGACCTTCGACGACAAGACGCAGCAGGTGATGGCGGGAGGAAAGGTCCATGCATAAGCTGGTCTTGTGCGGCGTGATGGCTATGGTTGGATTGGGAAGCTCGGCCCAGGTTTTTGCCAGGGATGCAGGGCACGGCGTTAAGGTCACGAAGAACCAGGCCGGGCGGCGCGTCGATGTCACCATCGATGGCAAGCCGTTCACCTCGTACGTGTGGCCGACGACGCTGAAGAAGCCGGTGCTGTTTCCGCTGATCGCGGCGGATGGCGTGACGGTGACGCGCGGATATCCGCTCGATCCGCGGGCGGGAGAGCGCGTGGACCATCCGCACCATGCGGGTTTGTGGTTCAACTATGGCAATGTGAATGGCTTCGACTTCTGGAACAACTCCGACGCGATCAAGCCGGAGAACCGCGAGAAGATGGGCAGCATTTACCAGGAGAAGATCGTGTCTGCGAAGAGCGGACGCGATCGCGGCGAGCTGACGGTCGATTCGGTCTGGGTTACGGGCAAGGACCAGAAGATCATCAACGAGACGACGCGCTATGTGTTTTCGCAGCATGACGATGAGCGGGTGATCGATTTCATCACCACGCTTCATGCGCTGGACAAGGTGGTCTTCAACGACGACAAGGAAGGCGTGCTCGGAATCCGGGTCGCGCATTTTCTGGAGTCGGCAACGGAGAAGGGCGGAATCTTTTCCGATGCCAATGGACGTCCGACGAAGGTTGATGCAGGAGATACTGCTGGTGCGACCGGAGTCTATCTAACCAGTGAAGGCAAGAAGGGCGATGCCGTCTGGTCGACGCGTGGGCGCTGGTGTGAGTTGACTGGCACAAACGCGGATGGAAAGACGGAGACGGTTGCGATTATCGATAACCCGACGAACCCGGGCTATCCGACTTACTGGCATGCTCGCGGATATGGATTGTTTGCGGCGAACCCGCTGGGGAGGAAGATCTTCGATCCGACTCAGTCGGCGTTTGATTTCACCATCGACAAAGGGCAGAGCGCGACTTTCAAGTATCGGGTGATTCTGTTCTCTCATGCTGCTTCGGCGGAAGAGATGAACCAAGCTGCGGATCGGTTTGCTGCGGAGTACAAGTAACTCGGTAAGGCACTTGTAAGACTAATTACATTGCAAAGTAGAAAGTAACTTCCCTTAGTTATGCAAACTACTGCATAACTAAGGGATTATTTTTTTATTCTTTGATGAAATAATCAATCTTACAAATCTCTCCCATGGATTGTGGCGTACCGAGTAGGTACGACTAGATCATCCCAGGAGAATTATGAAAAAATATAGTGTACTCATCTGTGGCCTCGCATTAGCAGCGATGGCATCCACTCCCATGTTTGCCGATACGTTCAATTTCAGCTTTGCAGGGAATAGCAGTGTCAGCGGTATTCCCGGGACACCTTTCTCGGGAGTTGGGCAATTCGACGCGCAAGCTACGAGTACATCCGGTGAATTTCTGATCACTGGAGTTACTGGAACTACGGATGGCCAGGTAATTTCCGGCGTCCTGTCGCCGGGCAGCTATGGATTCAATGACAATTTGCTGTTCTTCGCAAATGGAGACAGCTCTGCTTCGCTGGACAATGCAGGTGTTTCCTATCAACTTTCCAACGGCGTCGATGTAAACCTATTTTTGGGGGTTCCGTCGCAATATCAGCAAACATTGTTTGGTTTCGCGAATGGCTTGGTGGTCGAGGCGCAGACGTCTCCGATCAGCATCACGCCTGCGGCAGTTTCAACTGTCCCTGAGCCGAGCTCGATTGCGCTATTGGGAACGGGCATCCTCGGATTGGCAGGAATGGTTCGGCGACGAATCGCTGTCTAGTTGCAGTTGTGCAAATTAGAAGAGCCGCCTCGATATCGAAGCGGCTCTTTATTGTTAATGTCTCGGCTGAGTTCGTAAAGTGTAATCAGCCAGGAGACAGTGACCTTACTATTTCTTCTTGCTCGTCTTGGTGGATTTTTTCTTGCCTGTCTTTCGCGATGGGGTTGTCGTATCGCGGTCGCCTACCATGTGCAGACGCATGAAGTTGGTTGCGCCGGACTTGGTGCGGGTTCCGGCGACGATGCCTACGATCTGGCGAGGCTGAACGTGGCCACCTTTTTCGAGGACCTCTTCTGCCATGTTGACGAGCTTGTCGGTGTCGCGGAAGCGGTCGCAGAGGATCGGGTAGGTGCCCCAGAGCAGCATGGAGCGATTGATGACCTTCTCGAAGGGCGAGAGAGCAAAGATGGGCGGCTCGGGGTGGTACTTCGAGAGCAGGCGCGCGGTCATGCCGGTCTCGGTGAAGATGGCGATGGCGGCTACGTCGAGATCGTCCGCCGCGTGCGACATACACTCGCAGATGGTCTCAGCAATGGAGAGGCGGACGCTGTGCGAGCGGCCGAGAGCGGGACGAGGATCGAGGCGGATCTGGTGCTCGGTCTCGGTGACGATCTTGGCCATCATGGCGACAGACTCGACGGGATACTTGCCGGCGGCGCTTTCGGCTGAGAGCATGACGGCGTCGGTGCCGTCGTAGATGGCGTTGGCTACGTCAGAGGCCTCGGCGCGGGTGGGACGCGGGTTGTCGATCATCGATTCGAGCATCTGCGTCGCCGTGATGACGGGCTTCCGATACTCGGCGGCGCGGCGGATGATGTGCTTCTGAATGGCCGGGACTTTTTCGGGGGGAACTTCGACGCCGAGATCGCCGCGAGCGACCATGATGGCGTCGGTTACTTCGAGGATGCTGTCGAGGTGCTCGATAGCCTGCGGCTTTTCGAGCTTGGCGATGATCCAGGCGTCGGACTTGAGCGCAGCGAGGCGGTTCTTGACGTGACGAACATCGTCAGCGGTGCGAACGAAGGAGACGGCCACCGTGTCCACCCCTTGCGCGACGGCGAAGATGAGGTCTTCTTCGTCCTTTTCGGTGAGCGAAGGAACCTTGACGGGGATGCCGGGGAGGTTGATGCCCTTGTTCTCGCCGAGGGTGCCGCCGTTGATGATCTCGCAGACTACGTCTAAGCCTTTGACCTGCTCGACGCGCAGCTCGATGAGGCCGTCGGAGAGGAGGATGCGGGAGCCGGGTTCGAGGTTTTCGGCGAGCGTCTTGAAGGTCGTGCCGACGAGGGCGGCGGTGCCTTCGATCTCGCGCGGGGTGATGGTGAGGCGCTTGCCCGCAATGAGCTGGACGGCCTTGTGGCCCTTGAGCTTGCCGGTGCGGATCTTCGGCCCCTGCAGGTCGGCGAGGATGCAGATAGGCTTGCCCTCTTCGCGGGCGACCTTGCGGACCATCTTGATCAGCTCGGCCTTCTGGGCGTGGCTGCCGTGGGAGAAGTTGAGGCGGGCGACGTCGAGTCCGGCCCGGACGAGCTTGCGGAAGACTTCGGGAGTGCTGGAGGCAGGCCCGAGGGTAGCGACGATCTTGGCACGGCGGAGGCGCTCGGTTCCGATAAATGAGGGGTCGTTCGGGAGGGGATTTGGAGAAGTCGTCATGAAATCGTTTGCCGCATTCTTTCTACCCCGCGGTGAACCGCAAGGTATGACCAGTGAGTTTTGCTACCGAGGGCAATTTTACCCGGTGGGAGGGGTCTGTGCGCTTGAAAGGGTTGAATGAGTTGGAACAGAGGGGAAAAAATGTGTGTTGCACTGCGCGTTGAACTCCGCTCCGCAGAGAACGCTGAGCGAGATGATATAGAGCCAGAAGAGCAATGCGATGCCCGCGCCGAGCGAACCGTAGACCTGGGAGTAGTTGGCGAAACGGGTGACATACCAGCCGAAGGCCAGCGTGGTGAGGAACCACATGGCGGTGGCTAGGACCGCTCCGGGGATGGTGCGTTTCCAGGACTGCCGCATGGGCGTTCCCATGTGATAGATGAGAGCGATGATGCCGATGCTGCTCGCGAAGGCAATCACCCAGCGGATGATAAGGGCCATGACATAAACCGGGGTGCGGATGGAAGGCATGATGTGCATCGCCATCCATGTGGCGACGATGAAGTGACCGAAGACGATGAGCAGGCTGGCGATCGCAAGAGGAATCAGCGAAAGAGGGACCAGCGCGAAGGCGCGGATGCGGCGCTGCCAGAAGGTCCAGCAGTCGTCGGGAAGATTGTGGGCGCGGCGAAAGCCTTCCATGAAGGTGGCGATGACACTGGAGGCCCCGGTGACGCTGACCAAGATGCCGATGATGATTGCCTGGACGGATTTGGGACTGTGATGGGTGGTGGCGAAGTAGCTTTCGAGGATCGGAGTGACGTCAGAGGGCAGGATGCTGTTGAAGAACTGAGCGAGTTGAAAGCGGAGCGGGGCCATATCCGGCAGAAAGCCGATAAAGGCGGCGGCGATGATGAGCGCGGGAAAGAGCGAGATCATCGCGGAATAGGCCGCCGACTGTGCGACGTTGAAGCAGTCGTGCTCCACTACGCTGAGCAGCGTGCGATGGAAGACGGAGGAGATGCGACGAAATCTTCTCAAGATTGGCGCCCGCGCGGTGCAAGGAGAGTAGTTCGCTGAATCAGGCCTTCCACTGGTTGAGGAACGCGGTCACATCACTGGAGCTCATGTTGCGCATGTTCTCGAACTGGCCCGTCTGCTGGGAGTAGAGCAGCTTGCCGTGGGCGTCGATGACGGCGAGCGCCGGAACTCCCTTGTTGATCGGCACACCATATTTTTTGGGGATGTCGAGGTTCAGGTCCATGTGGCCGATGTAGACGTGGACCACGATGAAGTGTTTGGCAAGAAGGTCCGCGTTGGGCTGCTGGCGGAAATAGATGTCGAGGACCTGGCAGTCGGGGCACCAGTCACCGCCGAAGTCGAGGATGACGCGCTTGTGCTCGGCGCGGGCCTTTGTGAGCGCGGCGGCGATGTCGGCGGTGGGGTTCGCGGTCTCGGAGTAGATGTGCTGCTTGACGAAGGGCGTTGTGAGCTGGGCCTGAGCTTGATTGGGCACGGCTGCTGCCATCGAAATGAGGGCGAGCGAGAGCAACACCGTGCGGAGTCTGAAGTTTAAGTTCGAACTCTTCGAGGTCTTTAAGATCATAGGTATATGCCTTCCTTGCTGCCACCGCTGCTGACGAGGGTCACTGTAGATGATGCACGAAAAGGGCGGGAGGACGCAAAGACGCCTCAATCCATCTTGCGCGGGGCCGAGTCTGCACTGCCGGTGTAATAGCCGTCTCGGGTCTGAACGGTCAGGCCTTTGCCCTTCACTGTGAGATCGATCTGGTGGTATCCATCGGAGGCGGTGGCCTGATCAGGCGTATAGCCGAGGCGATACTGGGCGCGAAGTTCTTCGGCTATCTGGTCATAGATCTGCGCCACGGTCTGCTTTTTGCTGACCTCGAAGAGACGGCCGCCGGTCTCATGCGTCATGCGCTCCAGGATTTTTTTGCCGTCAACATGGCTGGTGCTGTTTCCGCCTCCGGGAGTGTTACCGCCACGACCGCCGCCGCCGCTGCCGGGATAGCCTCCCCCCCCAGGGTAACCGCCACCGCCGGGGTAACGGCCACCACCGGGGAAGCCTCCTCCTCCGCGCCCGCCGGGGAAGCCGCTGCGGGAACGATTGTTGTCGGAGGACTCCTCTCCTTTGAAGTAGATCGCGTAGAGGATCGTATCTGCTCGCTGGGCCGCCTCAATCGCGCTGGTCAGATTTTCTTTGCTGCCCCGGTCGACGCCGTCGGAGAGGATGATGAGGGCCTTGCGGCCTTTTTGTTTGCTCGTAAGTTCGTCGGAGGCAAGGAAGGTTGCATCGTAGAGAGTGGTGCCTCCGCGAGTGCGATGCCCGTTGCTGCTGGAGTCGTCGGGGTCATTGCTCGCGTTGGCGTCTGGACTGGAGGTGTCTATCTCTTTGAGGGCCGCCTGAAGTTTTGGCTTGGAGGGAGTAAGGTCCTGTAAAAGCTCGGTCTGGCGGGCAAACTGAATGACAAACGCCTGGTCGGGAGCGCGGTCGGGCGGGGCGGTAAGCATCTGCTCCAGAAAGGTTCCGCTGGCGGTGCGCTCGTCATCGATGACCTTACGCTGGGAAGCGCTGGTATCGACCAGCAGGCCGAGGGTAAGTGGAAGATTCGAATCGAGATCGAAGTAACGGATGGTCTGGGGATGGCCATCGACCTGAAGCGTGAAGTCGGCTTTGGTGAGGTTTTGCACAAGCGCGCCCTTCTTATCGCGGACGACGACAGGAAGATTGACCAGACGGGCATCGACCGATATCGTCGCTGCGGTGGAGTCCGGCGATGGAGCAGACGCTGAAGGCTTTTGTTGCGCAAAAAGAGGCAGGGCGAGAAAAAGGCCACCGAGCAGGCTAAGCCGAGTAAAACATTGAGCAACCATGCGATGTTAGACGTGAACCTCAGAAGGAGGTTTCAAATTGGGACGACACGATTCAAAGCGACTTTTGGGATTAGAGAAAACCCTGATGATGGTCTCAGGAGCTGAACAGCCGCCTTGCCCAAGGTCGGCTATCCGACAGGTAGTGTGCGAAATGGGATTCATCTGGTGGAAAAATGCTGAAATATTGTTTAATTGAAGCAAATTAAACGTTACTCTCGTAACGAGAAGTAACTTTCTCTACAGCTTCTCCTTCATTAGTTTGATGTTCGATTGAGGTTTTACTTGAAGGCTCAGGTTCTCCCGCATTTGCGGGCGTGGAAGATTGGCTTGCTCGCAGTGGCCTTGGGCCTGATGCTGACAGAGTTTTTGCGCTTAAGTAATTGCAACTACTTAGCCACTGTCGTCGGAGTCACGCTTGCGATGGGGGGAACCATGTTTGCCCTGGGGATCCTGTGGCGGGAACATGATCGCGAGATACGGCGAAAGGCAACCGAAGAAGCTCAGTCAAAATTCCTTGCCGCGGCAGAAACCAGCATGGATGCGTTTGTCATCTTTGAAGCTGTGCGTGACCAGACCGGCGCAATCATCGATTTTCGCTTCCAATATGTAAACGCGAACTTTGAACGGATGATGGGAAAGTCGAGATCGCAACTGCTGGGGCAATTACGGTCCACGATAACGTCCGTTCCGCCAAAGAGCGAGCTGTTCGAGCGGCTCTCCGGGGTTGTGACAACTGGCGATCCGATGTGTGAAGATTTCCTGATCGTCGATCCCGAGATCAACGCGACATGGCTCCGGCTTCAGGTCACCAAGCTGGGCGACGGCATCGCGATGACCTGCTGCGACATCAGTGGAATCAAGACAGCGCAGGAACGCTACAAGCACCTGCTGGAGTTCACCGACTCCGTCTTTCAGAATGCACCATTCAGCATCGTCGCGACCGACATGGAGGGAATCATCACCGCGATGAACGTCGCGGCGGAGAAGCTCACCGGTTATAACCGCGAAGAGCTCGTCGGTAAGGCCCCGCTGACCATTTTGCATGACGAGGCGGAGTTACAGGCAAGGAGCGGCGACAGCGATCCAGTGACAGCATCCGATAGCAACAACTTTCGCCTGCTGACCGCGACGGCTGCCGCGGGCGAGTTGGAAGAGCAGGAGTGGACGCTGGTTCGGCGGGATGGCTCGCGAACTCCGATCAGCCTGGCGATGAGGGCAGTTCGGTCAGACGCTGGCGAGGTGACCGGCTTCGTCGGCATCGCAGTCGACATCACGGATCGCCAGCAGATGCTGGACTATGTCACGCACCTCGCGACCCACGATCAATTGACCGGGCTGATGGGGCGGGCACTCCTTCGGGACAAGACGATGGAGGCGGTGGAGCGGGCGCGGCGTTATGGCACCAAGGTCGCCGTCTTCATGCTCGACCTTGACCACTTCAAACGAATCAACGACTCGCTGGGGCATACGTCGGGCGATCAGATTCTGGTGGAGGCAGCCAATCGACTTCGGCGGTCGGTGCGCAGCACGGACATCGTGGCGCGGGCCGGCGGCGATGAGTTTGTCGTCGTGATGCCGGACATCACCAGCGTTGCGGATGTTGATCAGTGCGCGGCCAACCTGGTGCTCAAACTGTCGCCCGAGATCTCCGTCGACGAGCACCTGGTGAAGGTAACGACGAGTGTAGGGGTCTGCATCTATCCCGACTTTGCCTCCGATGTGAAACATCTGTTCAAACGCGCGGATGCCGCGATGTATGCGGCGAAGGACAACGGCCGCAACCAGCACCAGATCTTCAGCGAAGACATGCTGAAGGAGACGACCGACCGGCTGATGATGGAACACGCGCTCCGCCACGCAATTGCGAATGGAGAGATGGAGCTGCACTATCAGCCCCAGGTTTCGTTGACGACAGGGGCCATCACCGGCATGGAGGCGCTGCTGCGATGGACGCACCCGCGGCTGGGCAAGATTTCACCAGCACAGTTCATCCCGCTGGCGGAAGAGACGGGATTGATTGTGCCCATCGGCGAATGGGCCTTTATGCAGTCGTGCTGCGAAGGCAGGGCACTTCAGGTGGAACTGGGGGTGGATTTGACGGTGTCGGTCAATCTGTCGCCACGTCAGTTCCAGCAGAAGAATCTTGTGCAGGTGATTGAACACTGTCTGGCGAAGAGCGGACTAGCTGCTTCTCACCTGGAAATCGAGATCACCGAGGGCATGCTGATGGTCAACTCCCATGACAATCTCGACAAGCTGCAGAAGATCCGGGAGCTCGGCGCGAGAATCTCGATCGACGATTTTGGCACAGGATTTTGCAGCTTCTCGTACCTGCTGCAATACCAGGTAGACCGCCTGAAGATTGATCAGAGCTTTGTAAGGCAGGCAGAGACGGATATCAATGCCGCTTCCGTAGTGCGGACCATTATTGCGATGTCTCATGGGTTGAACATTAAGGTCGTCGCGGAAGGCGTAGAGACGGATGAGCAGTTGCGCTTTCTGCTCCGCAGAAAATGTGATGAGGCGCAAGGCAACTTTCTCGGGCTGCCCGTCGCGGCAAGAGATTTTGCGGCTGCCGCTCGATCGTACGCCGGGAATATGGGCACTCTGCAAAGTCTGGAGACACTATGAAAGGATGTCCCATGCCCTATGTGGAGACGGAACACCCTTCGGGGGCTTCAGGCAGTCTGACTGCGTTTGATCAAATGGTAGATGCCGAGCAGAATGAGCGCGCCGACAAGCGACATCAGGAAGCCTGCGGACTGGTCCGGCTGATAGTGGCCAATGGCGCGGCCAAGCCACGTCCCCAGAAATGCGCCGGCAATACCGATGAGCATGGTGATAAAGATTCCGCCAGGCTCCTTGCCGGGAATGATGAGTTTTGCAAGCGCACCTACAACAAGACCAATAATTGCCGTCCACAGCAGATGAAGCATAGGGATTCCTCCGTAATTTCCCGGGGCCGCCGGGGTGATTTACAAATCGTTCGGAAAGCATACTCCAGCTTCTCGGAGATGGGGGAATTTTGTTTTGCGTTCGGACCGATTGAAGAGAAGTTCCAGTAATCTGCGCGACCAAATTCAAAAAAGCTCGAGGGACTTCCGGCGTGATTGCAGTTATTTTATAGGGCTGAAACGGCCTTTTCTCTCAGGATTGCTAACGATCGAATAGCGGCCTCGCTGCTGTTGCCATTACTTACAGGAGTTGTTGCAACATGAAATTTCCCCACGGTGCAGTTCTATCCCTATTGTTTTTGTTCATTCCTTCGGCCCATGCACAAACGGCTCCCGTTATCCATCTTCCCTCTTCACCTCAGTTCGTGGCCTCGGCTGCTGCTAAGACAAGTTCTAGTACAGAGAGCAACGAAACACAGCCATCTGAACCTCAATCTCTTGCCACATCGACACGCTCCGGTGCAATTCCCACTCGTGCGCCTGGCCGTATCGGCGTCGATGTGCACGCTGGCATCAACGGTATTGGCGCCGATGTGGCGCTGGCAGTCGCATCCCACTTCAATGTGCGGTTGGGAGGGCAATTCTTCGGCTACTCCAGTTCGTTTCAGGAAGAGGGAGCCAATGTGAACGCGACGCTGCGCCTTGGAGGCGGCCGAGCCTCGCTTGACTGGTTTCCCTTTCATAATGGCTTTCATGTCAGCCCCCTGCTCGTCTTTCTGAACCAGACCAGCGTACGGGCTAAAGTGATTGTGCCTTCGGGAGAGACCATCTCGCTAGACGATGGGGATTACGTCAGCAGCCAGGCCGATCCATTGCATGGAAGCGCCTCCATCGGCGTCTGGAAGACCTCGCCTGGATTGATGATCGGCTATGGCAACATCATTCCACGAAGCGGAAAGCACTTCAGTTTTCCGGTTGAGGCTGGCTTCTACTACGTCGGGCAGCCGACGCTGAAAGTTGACTTCAGCGGAAGCGCTTGCGATCCAACGGAGCCGCAACCGCTCGGCTGCCAGCCAGTGCAACAGGATGCCGGGTTTCAGCACGACCTTGCAGCATTTATACGGCGCAACAATAACAACCTGAGCTACGCCTCGTTTTTGCCCGTTGTCTCTTTCGGCGTTGGTTATAGCTTTTGATCTGCACAGAGATGCCACGGAGTGGGGCTTGAGGGCTGTGACATTCGTCAGCCCTCAGGCTGCATTTCCGAATGCACCGGCAGAACGATTTCGATGCTCAAACCACCGCCTGCCTCGTTCATCGCGCGAATCCTGCCTCCATGAAGATGCAAAATCCTTTCGGCTATCGCCAATCCAAGCCCGGCCCCGGTCGAGTTCGTGCCGCGAGAATCGTCCAAACGGTAAAAAGGTTTGAAGATTTGCGTAAGCTCAGCCTCTGGTACGCCTGTACCGCGATCTCGCACGACGATGATCGCTTCGTGTGCGTCTATCACCGGATTATCCCGGAGGTTGACTTCAACCACTGTTCCGGCGGCCGTAAACCTGACCGCGTTGCGGAGAACATTTTCAATCGCACTCCGCAGAAGACTGGGATCTCCGAGCACAGTCAGATCTGCCTCCTGAACGATGTCTACACGGCTTCCTCGCTCTTGAGCTTCAAATTCAGCGTCGCTGGCAACGCTCGAAACAAGCTCAGACAGATTCACACGCACCAAATTCTGGAGAGTCGAGGCAGCATCAAGTCTGGCCACTGTCAGCAACCGCCCAATCATCTCATTCAGACGCTGCAGATCGATCTCCATGCGATCCAACGCCGGGTCTTCTCCAGCATGGCGGCGCAGTAGATCCAATGCCACATTCATCCGCGCCAACGGAGAGCGTAGCTCGTGAGAGACGTCATTCAATAATTGCCGTTGGCTGGAGATGAGATTCTCCGTTTTATTCGCCATCCGATTGAAGTCTCGAACAAGATCTCCAAATTCGTCTCGACGCAATTCCAGCGCGGCATCTGCACGGACACTCAATTGTCCCGCTGCGATTTGTTGCGCGGCGGAGCGCAGACGAAGTATTGGCTTGGTCAAATATCGTGTCAGAAAGTAGCACACGAGGCCCGACACAAACAGCGCCAAGCCTGCGCGCAACAAGACGGCCATGGGATTAAAACCAAATGCCGCACCCGGCCCCGCCAGCAACTCGGATGCATAGATATAACTGTGTCCGCTGGAGCCTTGAATCGGGATCGCCATCCTCACCAGGCCTCGCCGCATCTCGTAAGCCTTAGGCTCGCCTGTGACGACAGGAGCGACGATCCTCGAAAACTCCGAGCAGGACTCTCCGGCCAGTGGATTGCCCATCGTGTCGAAGAGGCAGGCGTGAATATGCCCATCTTTGAAGAGTTGCTGCGTATAACGTGTGGCCTCGGTGACGCCTCCCTGTTCCAGCGCTCCTACATCTGCCGCACCAAAATATTTTGTTGTATCCGAGAGGCTCGCCTGCCAATGGGAGGGCACGTTTCGCGGTTGCAGTACAAAAGCCAGCACGAGCGTTATTCCAGTTAAGACCACGGTCGCCCAGAACCAGAGAAATATTTTGACGAACAAGCGCGGCACCTTCAAAGCTCCTCGCCGGAAGAACG
It encodes:
- a CDS encoding PEP-CTERM sorting domain-containing protein, which codes for MLSLPGTLRTRKATILKATFLTLCAAVLTLVVPATLHASPITYDLTLTPGAGSLYGGTGTITLNSAVPSTGQVDYTQANGGLLDVTFNIDGQNFSLAGATGTTLVRFLNGELNDVTFAETIGTTPARFTLDSTGGYAFYYNDGQAASYGSFTVTGTSGSSPSPVPEPSSLLLFATGLIAAAGLLYFRMGAQTASPESC
- a CDS encoding Gfo/Idh/MocA family protein, translating into MASQDTNRRIFLKIGSSALAATAVSWNATSYASIVGANDRVKVGIVGCGDRMKGALIPAFQENAKDKNFEIVAVSDIWNRRREEGAAYIQKLSGNQIASVRNNDELYARKDIDAVLVATADFQHARHGTEAVNAGRDAYVEKPTAHTMEDARLFRAAVHKTGKIVQVGTQRRSTPSYMKAAEYIKSGKFGDIVMVEMTWNVNQPGRWRRPDVVPLLKEQDTDWKRYLMNRPYEPFDARKYLEFRLFWPYSSGIPDQWLVHQIDTVHWFSGLPHPRSVVANGGIYLWKDGRKNWDTMTAVFDYGPLDDLTKGFQVQYTSRFTNSAGGVKELYYSNGGMLDMSKQTVTPTGGLTAKSAEEMKMQANLLPSFPLVEKAEAMETGLGTHVDAETSANMRNWMECVRSRKTPNADIEAGYSHSIALCMNIAAIQTGEKVTFDDKTQQVMAGGKVHA
- a CDS encoding PmoA family protein, with translation MHKLVLCGVMAMVGLGSSAQVFARDAGHGVKVTKNQAGRRVDVTIDGKPFTSYVWPTTLKKPVLFPLIAADGVTVTRGYPLDPRAGERVDHPHHAGLWFNYGNVNGFDFWNNSDAIKPENREKMGSIYQEKIVSAKSGRDRGELTVDSVWVTGKDQKIINETTRYVFSQHDDERVIDFITTLHALDKVVFNDDKEGVLGIRVAHFLESATEKGGIFSDANGRPTKVDAGDTAGATGVYLTSEGKKGDAVWSTRGRWCELTGTNADGKTETVAIIDNPTNPGYPTYWHARGYGLFAANPLGRKIFDPTQSAFDFTIDKGQSATFKYRVILFSHAASAEEMNQAADRFAAEYK
- a CDS encoding PEP-CTERM sorting domain-containing protein — protein: MKKYSVLICGLALAAMASTPMFADTFNFSFAGNSSVSGIPGTPFSGVGQFDAQATSTSGEFLITGVTGTTDGQVISGVLSPGSYGFNDNLLFFANGDSSASLDNAGVSYQLSNGVDVNLFLGVPSQYQQTLFGFANGLVVEAQTSPISITPAAVSTVPEPSSIALLGTGILGLAGMVRRRIAV
- the pyk gene encoding pyruvate kinase yields the protein MTTSPNPLPNDPSFIGTERLRRAKIVATLGPASSTPEVFRKLVRAGLDVARLNFSHGSHAQKAELIKMVRKVAREEGKPICILADLQGPKIRTGKLKGHKAVQLIAGKRLTITPREIEGTAALVGTTFKTLAENLEPGSRILLSDGLIELRVEQVKGLDVVCEIINGGTLGENKGINLPGIPVKVPSLTEKDEEDLIFAVAQGVDTVAVSFVRTADDVRHVKNRLAALKSDAWIIAKLEKPQAIEHLDSILEVTDAIMVARGDLGVEVPPEKVPAIQKHIIRRAAEYRKPVITATQMLESMIDNPRPTRAEASDVANAIYDGTDAVMLSAESAAGKYPVESVAMMAKIVTETEHQIRLDPRPALGRSHSVRLSIAETICECMSHAADDLDVAAIAIFTETGMTARLLSKYHPEPPIFALSPFEKVINRSMLLWGTYPILCDRFRDTDKLVNMAEEVLEKGGHVQPRQIVGIVAGTRTKSGATNFMRLHMVGDRDTTTPSRKTGKKKSTKTSKKK